The Pseudobdellovibrionaceae bacterium DNA segment CAATATTGTGCAGTCTTTAGTGGGTTTAAAGTAAATCATGTTTCAAAACAGCGAAGTAACAGGGCTTTTAACAGAGGGAACTTTTTTTGAAGGCCATTTACGCTTTGATGGTGTTTTAAAAATGGGAGGGGAGTTTAAAGGCTCTTTAGAGTCACAAGGAACTTTAGTAGTTCAAGAAGGAGCTCTTGTAGAGGGAAAAATTTTAGTAGATACGGTTATTGTTTCGGGATCTATGAACAATGTAGAAATTTTTGCTAAAAAAAAGGTTCTATTGCAACCCACTGCGGTGGTAAAAGGTTTTATTGAAACAGCGGTTTTAGAGGTGAAAGATGGAGCCCTGTTTGAAGGAAGCATTAAAAAAATTAAAGCCACAGATTAGGCCAGCAAATTCAGAATAAAGCTTGACCCTTTTGGGCATAAAATTTAATAAGATAGCCATGAAACTAATTACTGACTTGGGGCTAAATTACACCTTTTTTGTTCAAGGAATTTTATTTTTAATTAGCTATATTTTTTTGTTGGCTTTGTTTCAAGCTTACTACAAAGCCTATTTACAAAGATGTAATTTAGTAGAGGGGCAAGGAAAGAAAGAAGAAGCCGACAAAATTCAAACACAAAAATTTCAAGAAAAATACGAAGTTAAACTAAAAGATTTAAATAAACAGGTGCAGGCTATTTTTGCAGAAGACAAAAAAGCGACAGTGCAAAAAGAACAAGAAATAATAACCACAGCACAAAACAGTGCAGAAAAATTAATAGCCGATTTACAAGTAAAAATTGATAGCGAAGTTAACAAACAAAAAGAACAAATAACCCCTTTTTCGCAAGAGCTAAGCAAAGTAATTACCAAAAGCGTTTTATAATTTATTATGTTTATTTTATTTATTTCTATTTTTACTTTTCCTTTTTTTGCAGAAGCCGCATCGGGGGCCCACGGGGGAATTCCTTGGGGATTAATTATTAGCCAAGTAGTTAATTTTAGTTTGTTAATTATTCTTGTAAAAATTTTTTTAAAAAAGCCTCTTGCAGTGGCTATTAAAACGCAAAAAGATCATTTTTTATCAGAAGAAGCTAGCGCAAATAAAAAGGCTAATGAAACAAAAGTGATTCTTCAACAATGGCAAGATAAGTGGCAGCAATTATCTCGGGCGGTTACACAAAAAATAGAAGAGGCCAAGGCTCACTCTGCACAAATGTCAGAAGAACAAATAGCTTCTGCAAATGCTCAAGCAGCACATATTTTAAAAAAATCTAAAAGCCAAATACAAGCCGAGGTTTTGCAAGCCAAAAACCACTTGGCCGAGTTATTATTACACACCGCCTGCGAAAAGGCTTTAGATAATCAAAAAACCCAAGGTACTGCTAGCAGTATAAATTTGTCGCTGTTAAAAAATAAAAAAGAAACCAAGAACTTTAATGAAAAAAACTAAACTAGCACAAACTTATTCAAAGGCATACTACTCCTTAGCCATGGAGCAAGCCTGCATTAAAGAAGTACTAAAAGATTGTAATAATCTTTTGGCCTTGTTTGAAAAAGAACCAAGCTTTTTGTTGTTTTTTGACAACCAAGTTTCTTCTATAAAAAAGCAAAAGCAAGCCCTGCAGGTTGTTTTAGATAAATTTAGCTTTCACACGGTTACAAAAAACTTTTTATCTTTGTTGTTAGAAAACAAAAGATTTTTTTTAATAAAAAATATAATTTCGCTTTTGTTTTTGTTGCAAAACGAACATAACAAAATATTAAAGGGAAGTGTTATTAGCGTAGCCTCGCTAAGCGATTTAGAAAAAAAACAGTTAGAAACTGCTTTAGTGGATCAGTTTAAAGCCAATGTTACTTTAGAGTACAAACAAGACCCTTCTTTAGCCGAAGGCTTTATTGTTAGGATTGCAGGGCACACACTAAACACTTCGTTTAATAATAAAATAGATAATTTAAATAAACATATAAAAAGAAACCTAAGTTTTTAAGGAGACAAAGCATGGATGTATCTATTCGTATTGATGAGATTAGCGGAATTTTAAAAGATCAAATTGCCAACTATGACCAAAAATTAAACTTTGAAGAAGTGGGCACGGTTTTGTCTGTGGGAGATGGAGTTGCACAAATTCATGGTTTAGAAAATGTAATGGTAGGGGAGCTTGTACAATTTTCTGCCGATTTATACGGAATGGCTTTAAACTTAGCAGAGAACTCTGTGGGTGTGGTGGTTTTTGGAGAAGACCGCAGTATTCGCGAGGGCGATGAAGTTAAGCGAACAAAAAAAATTGTTCGTGTTCCTGTGGGAGACGCACTGTTGGGCCGAGTGGTAGATGTACTGGGAAGACCCATTGATGGTAAAGGCGCTATTGATACTAAAGAGTTTCGATTAATTGAAGCAAAAGCTCCAGGGGTGATGACTCGTTATCCAGTTAGTGAACCAATGCAAACGGGAATTAAAGCGATTGATTCTATGATCCCCATTGGCCGCGGACAAAGGGAATTAATTATTGGTGATCGTCAAACGGGAAAAACCGCTATTACTATTGATACTATTATTAATCAAAAAGGGCAGAATGTTCATTGTTTTTATGTAGCTATCGGACAAAAACAATCTACAGTAGCACAGGTGGTGGAAAAACTAACTCAAGCGGGAGCTATGGAATACACTACTGTTGTTGCAGCCACGGCTTCTCAATCGGCGCCCTTACAATTTTTAGCTCCCTTTTCTGGTTGCGCTATGGCCGAGCACTACAGAGACAATGGTAAACACGCATTAATTATTTATGATGACCTTACTAAACAAGCACAAGCTTACCGACAATTATCTTTATTATTAAGACGACCTCCGGGAAGAGAAGCTTTTCCTGGGGATGTATTTTATATTCATTCCCGTCTTTTAGAAAGAGCTTGTAAATTAAATAAAGACGAAGGCGGCGGATCTTTAACAGCCTTGCCTATTATTGAAACTCAAGCGGGAGATATTTCGGCCTACATTCCTACCAATGTAATTTCGATTACTGATGGACAGATTTTTTTAGAAACCGATTTATTTCACAAAGGTATTCGACCAGCAGTGAATGTGGGAAAGTCGGTTTCTCGCGTAGGCGGGGACGCGCAA contains these protein-coding regions:
- a CDS encoding polymer-forming cytoskeletal protein translates to MFQNSEVTGLLTEGTFFEGHLRFDGVLKMGGEFKGSLESQGTLVVQEGALVEGKILVDTVIVSGSMNNVEIFAKKKVLLQPTAVVKGFIETAVLEVKDGALFEGSIKKIKATD
- a CDS encoding ATP synthase F0 subunit B, encoding MKLITDLGLNYTFFVQGILFLISYIFLLALFQAYYKAYLQRCNLVEGQGKKEEADKIQTQKFQEKYEVKLKDLNKQVQAIFAEDKKATVQKEQEIITTAQNSAEKLIADLQVKIDSEVNKQKEQITPFSQELSKVITKSVL
- a CDS encoding ATP synthase F0 subunit B codes for the protein MFILFISIFTFPFFAEAASGAHGGIPWGLIISQVVNFSLLIILVKIFLKKPLAVAIKTQKDHFLSEEASANKKANETKVILQQWQDKWQQLSRAVTQKIEEAKAHSAQMSEEQIASANAQAAHILKKSKSQIQAEVLQAKNHLAELLLHTACEKALDNQKTQGTASSINLSLLKNKKETKNFNEKN
- the atpH gene encoding ATP synthase F1 subunit delta; this translates as MKKTKLAQTYSKAYYSLAMEQACIKEVLKDCNNLLALFEKEPSFLLFFDNQVSSIKKQKQALQVVLDKFSFHTVTKNFLSLLLENKRFFLIKNIISLLFLLQNEHNKILKGSVISVASLSDLEKKQLETALVDQFKANVTLEYKQDPSLAEGFIVRIAGHTLNTSFNNKIDNLNKHIKRNLSF
- a CDS encoding F0F1 ATP synthase subunit alpha, whose translation is MDVSIRIDEISGILKDQIANYDQKLNFEEVGTVLSVGDGVAQIHGLENVMVGELVQFSADLYGMALNLAENSVGVVVFGEDRSIREGDEVKRTKKIVRVPVGDALLGRVVDVLGRPIDGKGAIDTKEFRLIEAKAPGVMTRYPVSEPMQTGIKAIDSMIPIGRGQRELIIGDRQTGKTAITIDTIINQKGQNVHCFYVAIGQKQSTVAQVVEKLTQAGAMEYTTVVAATASQSAPLQFLAPFSGCAMAEHYRDNGKHALIIYDDLTKQAQAYRQLSLLLRRPPGREAFPGDVFYIHSRLLERACKLNKDEGGGSLTALPIIETQAGDISAYIPTNVISITDGQIFLETDLFHKGIRPAVNVGKSVSRVGGDAQIKAMKQVAGTLKLSLAQFRELEAFSAFASDLDKTTQAQLARGRRMVEVLKQPQYTPYKVYDQIISIFAVTNGYMDEVQESDSASYEKQLLEFIYQNHANIITDLEAGNKITDEIKKALKKALDKFAIIFAK